Proteins encoded together in one Hevea brasiliensis isolate MT/VB/25A 57/8 chromosome 16, ASM3005281v1, whole genome shotgun sequence window:
- the LOC131174797 gene encoding wall-associated receptor kinase 2-like codes for MLMKLALPVVIVAAVSPLATAQAKPGCKSHCGNISIPYPFGTTQGCYMDEQFLITCNNATNPPKPFLNLSNIPVLDISLDGYLRILDSVSYNCYEDSPSSRPLFESPYFRRQLEFPISNTKNIFTLVGCNTDAEIIGLPNKDRLTGCVSVCLNNSTNLMKNGECSHTGCCQSPLPRGMRDYYISIALFKDSKIPKLYPCNYAFIAEDGVYNFSSSDLDKNLRNITDLPMVLDWSIGNQTCEQAKKDPKTFACKEFSYCIDSKNGSGYRCNCSAGFQGNPYIPNGCQDIDECETLKPCNGTCHNVPGSYDCSCPAGFEGDGRKDGAGCILQQVMATHQSKRLPHIITALGISISLLALLLGISWIYLGRKQRKFRQLKEKYFLQNGGNLLERELSKHNASIETAKIFTAEDLKKATNNYDESRILGEGGQGRVYKGILPDNQVIAIKKAKTVDQSQVEKFINEVIILSQINHKNVVKLLGCCLETEAPLLVYEFVTNGTLFDHLHRAGRATLIPWETRLKIATETAGALSYLHSAASTPIIHRDIKLANILLDDNYTAKVSDFGASRLIPSDQTQFTTLLQGTLGYLDPEYLHTHQLTVKSDVYSFGVVLIELVTGKKAVSFDRPEEERNLALYFVSLVDRNSLVAIFDQRVLSETNIEEMMAVAMLGMRCVRVKGDERPTMKEVAMELEALRAMRLQPCGEGDSPAEDQDEYILTKLCKFYYEGMAVNNTVESQVTFEIEGGR; via the exons ATGCTAATGAAACTTGCATTGCCGGTGGTGATTGTGGCAGCTGTGTCACCATTAGCAACAGCTCAAGCCAAACCTGGCTGCAAGAGCCACTGCGGCAACATTAGCATCCCATACCCCTTCGGCACAACCCAGGGTTGTTACATGGATGAACAATTTCTCATCACTTGTAACAACGCAACAAACCCTCCAAAACCATTCTTAAACTTGAGCAATATCCCAGTCCTCGACATTTCCCTCGATGGCTATTTGCGCATCCTTGACTCAGTATCCTACAATTGCTACGAAGATAGCCCATCGAGCAGACCCCTTTTTGAATCTCCATACTTCCGCAGGCAGTTGGAATTTCCCATATCTAATACTAAAAACATTTTCACCCTTGTCGGTTGTAACACTGACGCAGAGATTATAGGTTTACCGAACAAAGATCGGCTGACAGGATGCGTCAGTGTGTGTCTCAATAATTCCACAAACCTCATGAAGAATGGGGAATGCTCCCACACAGGCTGTTGCCAGAGCCCCCTTCCAAGAGGAATGCGTGATTATTACATAAGCATAGCTTTGTTTAAAGACAGCAAGATTCCTAAACTCTACCCTTGTAATTATGCTTTTATTGCGGAGGATGGGGTTTACAATTTCTCCTCTTCAGATCTTGATAAAAATTTGCGGAATATTACAGACCTCCCGATGGTGCTTGATTGGTCGATCGGAAATCAGACTTGCGAACAGGCCAAGAAGGATCCTAAAACTTTTGCATGCAAGGAGTTTAGCTATTGTATTGACTCGAAAAATGGTTCAGGGTATCGATGCAATTGTTCAGCAGGCTTTCAGGGAAACCCTTATATCCCTAACGGTTgccaag ATATCGACGAGTGTGAAACTTTAAAACCTTGCAATGGGACATGCCACAATGTTCCTGGCAGTTACGACTGCTCTTGTCCAGCAGGTTTTGAAGGCGACGGCAGGAAAGACGGAGCAGGCTGCATTCTTCAACAAGTCATGGCCACCCATCAATCCAAGAGGCTTCCTCATATCATCACTGCACTAG GAATCAGCATAAGCCTTTTAGCTCTACTGCTGGGCATTTCATGGATTTATTTGGGACGAAAGCAGAGAAAGTTCAGACAGCTCAAAGAAAAGTATTTTTTACAAAATGGGGGCAATTTGCTAGAGCGAGAGCTTTCGAAACATAATGCGTCCATTGAAACAGCTAAAATATTCACGGCAGAAGACCTGAAGAAGGCAACAAACAATTATGATGAAAGCAGAATTCTAGGCGAAGGAGGCCAAGGTAGAGTTTACAAAGGTATTTTGCCTGACAATCAAGTTATTGCCATCAAGAAGGCTAAAACAGTCGATCAGAGCCAAGTTGAGAAGTTCATTAATGAAGTGATAATACTCTCCCAAATTAACCATAAAAATGTGGTAAAACTCTTGGGATGTTGTTTAGAAACTGAAGCTCCCTTGTTGGTCTATGAATTTGTGACTAACGGTACCCTTTTCGACCACCTGCACAGAGCTGGCCGTGCAACCTTAATTCCATGGGAAACTCGTCTGAAAATAGCCACAGAAACCGCTGGAGCCCTTTCATACTTGCACTCTGCTGCTTCTACTCCAATCATTCATAGAGACATCAAGCTTGCCAACATACTCTTAGATGATAATTACACAGCTAAAGTATCTGATTTTGGAGCTTCAAGGTTGATCCCTTCGGACCAGACTCAATTTACCACGCTATTGCAAGGAACTCTGGGGTACTTGGATCCTGAATACCTGCATACACACCAGTTGACTGTAAAGAGCGATGTTTATAGTTTTGGGGTTGTTCTTATAGAGCTGGTGACAGGAAAGAAAGCAGTTTCTTTTGACAGGcctgaagaagaaagaaatttgGCATTGTATTTTGTTTCTTTAGTGGACAGAAACAGCTTGGTGGCCATTTTTGATCAACGAGTACTGAGTGAAACTAATATTGAGGAAATGATGGCTGTGGCCATGCTAGGGATGAGATGTGTGAGAGTGAAGGGCGATGAAAGGCCAACGATGAAGGAAGTTGCAATGGAATTAGAGGCACTGAGGGCAATGAGATTGCAGCCCTGTGGGGAAGGTGATTCGCCTGCAGAAGATCAGGACGAATACATTCTCACGAAACTATGCAAATTCTATTATGAAGGAATGGCGGTGAATAATACCGTGGAAAGTCAAGTTACTTTTGAAATTGAAGGTGGGAGATGA